The proteins below come from a single Chryseobacterium sp. MA9 genomic window:
- a CDS encoding Crp/Fnr family transcriptional regulator, which translates to MQDDTILSSEFSSSPDLVEKLYQYGTTKNYHEGDIILDENASIRSIPIVMKGMLKVIRTEEDGREILLYYIKAGESCIMSFLGGMHNEKSIVKAEIEEDAEILFLPVDKVSLFIKEHPEWLDYIFRLYHKRFEELLDIINAIAFKKVDERLLNLLHKKSELTHSETINTTHEQLANELGTARVVVSRLLKQLEEDGKLKLGRNKITLLKTLSS; encoded by the coding sequence ATGCAGGACGATACCATACTTTCTTCAGAATTTTCATCATCACCGGATCTGGTAGAAAAGTTGTATCAGTATGGTACAACCAAAAACTACCATGAAGGAGATATTATTTTAGATGAAAATGCTTCTATCCGTTCCATTCCCATCGTTATGAAAGGAATGCTGAAAGTCATCAGGACTGAAGAAGACGGACGTGAAATTTTACTGTACTACATCAAAGCGGGAGAAAGCTGTATCATGTCTTTTCTCGGAGGGATGCATAATGAAAAAAGCATTGTAAAAGCCGAGATTGAGGAAGATGCTGAAATCCTTTTTCTTCCTGTAGACAAAGTGTCTTTATTTATCAAGGAACACCCGGAATGGTTAGACTATATCTTCAGATTGTATCATAAAAGATTTGAAGAACTTTTGGATATCATCAATGCCATTGCTTTCAAAAAAGTAGATGAAAGGCTATTGAATCTGCTGCATAAAAAATCTGAACTTACCCATTCTGAAACCATCAACACAACTCATGAACAGCTTGCGAATGAGCTGGGAACCGCAAGAGTAGTAGTCTCCAGACTCCTTAAACAACTGGAAGAAGACGGAAAACTAAAGCTTGGTAGAAACAAAATCACCCTGCTGAAAACCCTTAGTTCATAA
- a CDS encoding rhodanese-like domain-containing protein — protein MKIEQIYTGCLAQGAYYITSAGEAAIIDPLREIQPYINRLQEDEVQLKYIFETHFHADFVSGHLDLSHKTGAPIVYGPTANPEFEAIIAEDHQIFEIGNVKIKVLHTPGHTLESSCYLLIDENSIEKALFSGDTLFLGDVGRPDLAQKGVNMTQEELAGLLYDSLYHKILPLHDDIIVFPAHGAGSACGKNMHKETVDTLGNQKKTNYALNQKDRQSFIKEVTDGLLPPPAYFGMNVMMNKKGYSSFDEVLSQGLHARSPEQFEEIAEASGALILDVRNNSEFAKGFIPQSVNIGLDGDFAPWVGALIADVNQPILLVTEKGTEEEAVTRLSRVGFDHILGFLDGGFKAWKKSGKETDFVNRISAEQFEMEIKEKEARIIDIRRESEYHAEHIHEAYSMPLAYINEWINGLRTEEHFYMHCGSGYRSTMAASILQARGYRNFTEIEGGFKAIASTTNIPKSDFVCQTKILNKLDKK, from the coding sequence ATGAAAATAGAACAGATTTATACAGGATGCCTGGCACAGGGAGCTTACTATATCACTTCAGCCGGAGAAGCAGCTATCATTGATCCTTTAAGGGAAATACAGCCTTATATCAACAGATTACAAGAAGATGAAGTACAGTTGAAATATATTTTTGAGACCCATTTTCATGCTGATTTTGTAAGTGGACATCTTGATTTAAGCCATAAAACGGGTGCTCCAATTGTGTATGGGCCAACTGCAAATCCTGAGTTTGAAGCCATTATTGCAGAAGATCATCAGATATTTGAAATAGGAAATGTTAAAATCAAAGTTCTTCATACACCTGGACACACCCTTGAAAGTTCATGCTATTTGTTGATTGATGAAAATAGTATTGAAAAAGCACTTTTCAGCGGTGATACTTTATTCCTTGGAGATGTAGGCCGTCCGGATCTGGCACAGAAAGGAGTGAATATGACTCAGGAAGAACTGGCAGGACTTTTATACGACAGTTTGTACCATAAAATTTTGCCTTTACATGACGATATTATTGTATTTCCTGCTCACGGAGCCGGTTCTGCCTGTGGTAAAAATATGCATAAAGAAACGGTAGATACATTGGGAAATCAGAAAAAGACCAACTATGCTTTGAATCAAAAAGACAGACAGAGTTTTATAAAAGAAGTAACAGATGGACTTTTACCTCCTCCTGCTTATTTTGGAATGAATGTTATGATGAATAAAAAAGGATACAGCAGTTTTGATGAGGTCCTTTCACAGGGACTGCATGCACGGTCTCCGGAACAGTTCGAGGAAATTGCTGAAGCTTCAGGAGCTTTAATTTTAGATGTAAGAAACAACAGTGAGTTTGCAAAAGGTTTTATCCCACAATCGGTAAATATAGGACTGGACGGTGATTTTGCCCCTTGGGTAGGTGCTTTAATTGCTGATGTGAACCAACCTATTCTTCTGGTAACGGAAAAAGGAACCGAAGAAGAAGCTGTAACGAGATTAAGCAGAGTAGGGTTCGATCATATTTTAGGATTTTTGGATGGAGGTTTTAAAGCCTGGAAAAAGAGCGGAAAAGAAACAGACTTTGTCAACCGTATCTCTGCAGAACAGTTTGAAATGGAAATAAAAGAAAAAGAAGCAAGAATCATTGATATAAGAAGAGAAAGTGAATATCATGCAGAGCATATTCATGAAGCCTACAGTATGCCTTTAGCATATATTAATGAATGGATTAATGGATTGCGAACAGAAGAACATTTTTATATGCATTGTGGAAGCGGATATAGAAGTACAATGGCCGCAAGCATCCTTCAGGCAAGAGGATATAGGAATTTTACAGAAATTGAAGGAGGTTTTAAAGCTATTGCATCCACAACAAATATTCCTAAAAGTGATTTTGTGTGTCAGACTAAAATTTTAAATAAATTAGATAAAAAATAA
- a CDS encoding YeeE/YedE family protein, whose protein sequence is MLEIIKEPWPWYIAGPLIGLTVPALLLMGNKSFGISSSLRHICAACIPANVNFFKYDWKKEAWNLFFVLGIFFGGMIAANFLLNPAEITVNLNLKTELEGYGITDYSNLVPIQLMNFENLLTWKGFIIMVIGGFLVGFGTRYAGGCTSGHAIMGLSNLQWPSLVATICFMIGGFLMANLILPVILSL, encoded by the coding sequence ATGCTGGAAATTATAAAAGAACCCTGGCCGTGGTATATTGCCGGCCCGCTGATCGGACTTACTGTCCCTGCCTTATTATTGATGGGAAATAAATCCTTTGGAATCAGTTCCTCACTTAGGCATATCTGCGCGGCATGTATACCTGCCAATGTGAACTTTTTCAAATACGACTGGAAAAAAGAAGCCTGGAATTTATTTTTTGTACTCGGAATTTTCTTCGGAGGAATGATTGCTGCCAATTTTTTGCTTAATCCTGCAGAAATAACTGTTAATCTTAATTTAAAAACCGAACTGGAAGGCTACGGAATTACAGATTACAGCAATCTGGTTCCAATACAGCTGATGAACTTTGAAAACCTGTTGACCTGGAAAGGATTTATCATAATGGTTATTGGCGGTTTTTTAGTAGGTTTTGGAACAAGATACGCAGGAGGATGTACCAGCGGACATGCGATTATGGGGCTTTCCAATTTGCAGTGGCCTTCTTTGGTGGCAACAATCTGTTTTATGATAGGTGGTTTTTTAATGGCCAATCTTATTCTGCCTGTGATCCTTTCCCTGTAA
- a CDS encoding DUF6691 family protein, which produces MIKEKEQNIHRQGTVCVNENTITRPWYHNLKYLAAGVIFGIIFVKAEVISWFRIQEMFRLQSFHMYGIIGSAVLVGMISVWLIKKFKIKTIYGESITLTPKKFNKGQIYGGLIFGFGWAITGACPGPLFAQIGTGALAVSVTLLSAVAGTWVYGYFRDKLPH; this is translated from the coding sequence ATGATAAAAGAAAAAGAACAGAATATACATCGGCAAGGTACTGTTTGTGTGAATGAAAATACAATTACTCGTCCATGGTATCACAACCTGAAGTATCTTGCTGCAGGAGTTATATTCGGGATTATATTCGTGAAAGCGGAAGTGATCAGCTGGTTCAGAATACAGGAAATGTTTCGTCTCCAGTCTTTCCATATGTACGGAATCATCGGAAGTGCTGTATTGGTAGGAATGATTTCAGTATGGCTGATCAAAAAATTCAAAATAAAAACAATATATGGAGAATCCATCACACTTACCCCTAAGAAGTTCAATAAAGGTCAGATTTACGGAGGATTGATATTTGGTTTTGGCTGGGCCATTACCGGAGCCTGTCCCGGACCTCTTTTTGCTCAGATCGGAACAGGAGCTTTGGCAGTATCCGTTACGCTGTTGAGTGCTGTTGCTGGAACATGGGTATATGGATATTTCAGAGACAAATTACCCCATTAA
- a CDS encoding TolC family protein produces MYKKLILLGVLSVSLSSCLGYKEPTKENINQLKEKSEIASHIEIPDEWIFDRKANAKSISYDWIDDLKTPQLETLINEGMMYNPDLIIAKEKLNQIELAMEIAGSDLYPSVSAVANTSNNLVSDTQIRRLALKANWEIDLWGKNKSSQMASTSNYFSAKHQNILLHQSIAGMIAKAYFLNIAGNIQEDKIESYVQKSKDLEKLYIIQKKVGTANALDISNITAEIISLQGYLEKVKNANTQSRRSLELLTGKYPEGKLATQNFFSPAVNSIPASFPLELLENRSDIQASHFQIERAFYEVQQAKAARLPSLSISASLGSAGSNVESINSLFSNPLLKVGGGLVSPLFNSGKLKKNVEIKNSQQKQVVEEYSKTVLNALNEVESSLANLHSIEKQLTFTTKAVSELKNNITLTEKQIKVGTNNSFVLIRKQRDLLKNEMNLISLELQYRIERINLYMALGAENFIYS; encoded by the coding sequence ATGTACAAGAAATTAATTTTATTAGGTGTACTTTCCGTAAGTTTAAGTTCATGCCTTGGTTATAAAGAGCCGACTAAGGAAAATATAAACCAGCTTAAAGAAAAGAGTGAAATTGCTTCTCATATAGAAATCCCGGATGAATGGATCTTCGACAGAAAAGCGAACGCAAAATCAATTTCCTATGACTGGATCGATGATCTTAAAACTCCTCAACTGGAAACTCTGATTAACGAAGGAATGATGTACAATCCTGATCTGATTATTGCTAAGGAAAAACTGAATCAGATTGAACTGGCGATGGAAATTGCAGGAAGTGATCTTTATCCCAGTGTAAGCGCAGTAGCCAATACTTCCAATAATTTAGTAAGTGATACTCAGATCAGACGTCTTGCATTAAAAGCCAATTGGGAGATTGATCTTTGGGGGAAAAATAAATCTTCACAGATGGCAAGCACCAGCAATTATTTTTCTGCAAAACATCAGAATATCTTGCTGCATCAATCTATCGCTGGGATGATTGCGAAAGCTTATTTTCTGAATATTGCGGGAAATATTCAGGAAGATAAGATTGAAAGTTACGTTCAGAAGTCTAAAGATCTGGAAAAGCTGTATATCATTCAAAAGAAGGTAGGAACGGCAAATGCCTTAGATATTTCCAATATAACAGCAGAGATTATTTCTCTGCAAGGTTATCTGGAAAAAGTAAAAAACGCGAATACACAATCCAGAAGATCTCTGGAACTGCTCACCGGAAAATATCCGGAAGGAAAACTGGCCACCCAAAACTTTTTTAGTCCTGCAGTGAACAGCATTCCTGCATCTTTTCCTCTTGAACTTCTGGAAAACAGATCAGACATACAGGCCAGTCATTTTCAGATTGAAAGGGCTTTTTATGAAGTACAGCAGGCAAAAGCGGCAAGACTTCCTTCATTGAGCATCAGTGCGTCTCTTGGCTCTGCCGGAAGTAATGTAGAATCCATTAATTCTTTATTTTCCAATCCTTTATTAAAAGTGGGTGGTGGATTAGTTTCACCGTTATTCAACAGCGGAAAACTAAAAAAGAATGTGGAGATAAAAAATTCCCAGCAGAAACAGGTCGTTGAAGAATATTCAAAAACTGTTCTGAATGCTTTGAACGAAGTGGAATCTTCTTTGGCTAATCTCCATTCCATTGAAAAACAGCTTACTTTTACTACTAAGGCCGTCAGTGAACTGAAAAACAATATTACTCTCACCGAAAAACAAATAAAGGTAGGCACAAACAACAGTTTTGTACTGATCCGTAAACAGAGGGATCTCCTGAAAAATGAAATGAACCTCATCAGCCTTGAACTTCAGTACCGAATAGAGCGCATTAATCTTTATATGGCTTTAGGCGCAGAGAACTTCATTTATTCATAA
- a CDS encoding HlyD family secretion protein, which yields MLELLVAIYAGICWLLIKKFKLIPWTFTTQVVVYSLPIFGSIALILSLNYYCPITSDVKVGNRSVDITTQVLGKVKKVYVTTNQEVKKGDTLFVLDKEPYIQEIKSLEAKLSNMKATVSSYDTDISASRKNIAGLQSQLKLANKRAAQYKELVEAGAANKFDLEQAVTNVQDLQSRISAAQSQQQSLETKSNASYGGENSSVSEIQAKLDQAKWNLSQTVVLAPTDGVIPNVQLNEGAIMAPFKSAFVLIQKQQSVIGFFAQNELETVKNGDEVELALKTEPGKVVKARLEYVIDATSQGIMNNAGGMLGGNGSTAGLPDTARQLPETDGKLIAKFVLEDSQKQLTVGARGTAVIYSDHIKPLHLIRKVMVRVNSKINYLIPKLH from the coding sequence ATGCTGGAATTACTAGTCGCAATATATGCCGGAATATGCTGGCTTCTTATTAAAAAATTTAAACTAATCCCCTGGACCTTTACCACACAGGTGGTGGTATATTCATTGCCTATCTTCGGATCTATTGCTTTGATATTGAGTTTAAATTACTACTGCCCCATTACTTCTGATGTAAAGGTAGGAAACAGAAGTGTGGATATTACCACTCAGGTTTTGGGGAAAGTGAAAAAAGTATATGTCACTACCAATCAGGAAGTAAAGAAAGGAGATACCTTATTTGTATTAGACAAAGAGCCTTACATACAGGAAATAAAGTCTCTGGAGGCTAAGCTAAGCAATATGAAAGCAACTGTAAGTTCTTATGATACAGATATCTCAGCTTCCAGAAAAAATATTGCAGGTTTACAGTCACAGTTGAAACTGGCTAATAAAAGAGCAGCTCAGTATAAGGAATTGGTGGAAGCAGGAGCGGCCAATAAATTTGATCTTGAGCAGGCAGTCACCAATGTACAGGATCTGCAGTCCAGAATCAGTGCTGCACAGTCACAGCAGCAATCTTTGGAAACGAAGTCCAATGCATCTTATGGTGGAGAAAATTCATCAGTGTCTGAAATTCAGGCAAAACTGGATCAGGCGAAATGGAACCTTTCACAAACAGTTGTTCTGGCCCCTACCGATGGAGTAATTCCCAATGTTCAGCTGAATGAAGGAGCGATCATGGCACCTTTCAAATCTGCATTCGTTCTGATTCAGAAGCAACAGTCAGTGATTGGATTTTTTGCCCAAAACGAGCTGGAAACGGTAAAAAACGGTGATGAAGTGGAACTGGCTCTTAAAACTGAACCGGGAAAGGTAGTGAAAGCCAGACTTGAATATGTAATAGATGCTACCAGCCAGGGAATCATGAATAATGCAGGAGGAATGCTGGGAGGTAACGGTTCTACAGCCGGACTTCCTGACACGGCCAGACAATTACCTGAAACTGATGGAAAACTTATTGCCAAGTTTGTATTGGAAGACAGCCAGAAACAGCTTACAGTTGGGGCAAGAGGAACAGCTGTCATTTATTCTGACCATATCAAACCGCTTCATCTCATCCGAAAAGTAATGGTGCGTGTCAACAGTAAAATCAACTATCTGATTCCTAAACTTCATTAA
- a CDS encoding DUF3302 domain-containing protein, with product MQRTSLLLCLLFSCNFVQASTGNLEDNIANAASWLILLVLPIAGIYLFWKVHIYPEKVAEKKKHPQLNAIKSMCLLSLVFGGLLWPVALIWANYDYGSQNIPEEDTQITEEELKTLEN from the coding sequence ATGCAAAGAACATCCTTACTTCTTTGCCTGTTATTTTCATGCAATTTTGTTCAGGCATCAACAGGCAATTTGGAAGACAATATAGCTAACGCTGCATCATGGTTAATCCTACTGGTTTTACCTATTGCAGGAATCTATCTTTTCTGGAAAGTTCATATTTATCCGGAAAAAGTAGCAGAAAAAAAGAAACACCCTCAACTGAACGCCATAAAAAGTATGTGCCTCCTTTCCCTTGTTTTTGGAGGCCTTTTATGGCCGGTTGCTTTAATCTGGGCCAACTATGATTATGGCAGCCAGAATATTCCTGAAGAAGACACGCAAATCACGGAAGAAGAACTTAAAACCCTCGAAAATTAA
- a CDS encoding Crp/Fnr family transcriptional regulator, which yields MKSSWRLNEYPCIIFIIFTAVIDSFKTFRNISFFQELSDEEITILVNISTPKLLQRKEKLAEPGKSFNQLFILSHGLLRFFFDDEDGVESNLFLPSEKEAAIMESPESYANENEGKYTIEAVLESQIFLFNKNEFEEAAFQNRGIYNVYLKSLKQIISILKVRTEQFCSTSPHSRYEEFLETRPFTSQNANRKYIANFLGITPNSLSRMTARIHKKRNERKK from the coding sequence ATGAAATCCTCATGGCGGCTCAACGAATATCCATGTATTATTTTTATTATCTTTACTGCTGTGATAGACTCATTTAAAACTTTCAGAAACATCTCTTTCTTTCAGGAACTCTCTGATGAGGAAATTACTATTTTGGTCAATATCAGTACCCCAAAACTGCTTCAAAGAAAAGAAAAGCTGGCAGAACCCGGTAAGTCTTTCAATCAATTATTTATTCTTTCGCATGGATTATTAAGGTTTTTCTTTGATGATGAAGATGGGGTTGAAAGCAATCTTTTTCTCCCCTCTGAAAAGGAAGCTGCTATTATGGAAAGCCCTGAGTCTTATGCTAATGAAAATGAGGGAAAATATACTATAGAAGCTGTATTAGAAAGTCAGATTTTCCTGTTCAATAAGAATGAATTTGAAGAAGCTGCATTTCAGAACAGAGGTATTTATAATGTATATCTCAAATCTTTAAAACAGATCATCAGTATATTAAAAGTACGTACAGAACAATTTTGTTCTACTTCTCCACATTCCCGGTATGAGGAATTTTTGGAAACCCGTCCTTTTACTTCACAGAATGCCAACAGAAAGTATATTGCTAATTTTCTGGGTATTACTCCGAACTCACTTTCAAGGATGACAGCCCGTATCCATAAAAAAAGGAACGAAAGAAAAAAATAA
- a CDS encoding isoaspartyl peptidase/L-asparaginase family protein, translated as MNNNRRSFIKKLGIATAAFAVNPLDLMAAELPESTVKAVNKPIVLSTWNFGLKANEEAWTILGKGGKALDAVEKGVRLVELDPKERSVGYGGRPDRDGRVTLDACIMDENYNIGSVACLEHVKNPISVARAVMEKTPHLMLVGDGALQFALSQGFKKENLLTPESEKEWKEWLKTSQYKPIANIENHDTIGMIALDAQGNLSGACTTSGMAFKMHGRVGDSPIIGAGLFVDNEVGAATATGHGEEVIRTVGTHLVVELMRQGRNPQEACKEAVDRIVKIAQRRNKNLKDIQVGFIAINKQGEYGSYCIQDGFNFAVYDQKGNRLEKPEFALK; from the coding sequence ATGAACAATAACCGAAGAAGTTTTATTAAAAAACTGGGAATTGCAACAGCCGCATTTGCCGTAAACCCATTGGATCTAATGGCTGCCGAATTACCGGAATCTACTGTCAAAGCTGTCAATAAACCGATTGTCCTCTCTACCTGGAATTTCGGATTAAAAGCTAACGAAGAAGCATGGACAATCCTTGGAAAAGGAGGAAAAGCTTTGGATGCGGTTGAAAAAGGAGTTCGTCTTGTAGAATTGGATCCTAAAGAAAGAAGTGTTGGGTATGGAGGCCGTCCGGACAGAGATGGAAGAGTAACACTGGATGCCTGTATCATGGATGAAAATTATAATATTGGTTCAGTAGCATGTCTGGAGCATGTGAAAAACCCAATATCTGTTGCCAGAGCTGTAATGGAAAAAACACCCCATCTTATGCTGGTAGGTGATGGAGCATTACAGTTTGCCCTTTCGCAAGGGTTTAAAAAAGAAAATCTTCTCACTCCCGAATCCGAAAAAGAATGGAAAGAATGGTTAAAAACCAGCCAGTATAAACCAATCGCCAATATTGAAAATCACGATACCATCGGAATGATTGCGCTGGATGCACAGGGAAATCTTTCCGGAGCCTGTACTACCAGCGGAATGGCTTTTAAAATGCATGGAAGAGTAGGAGATTCCCCGATTATCGGAGCAGGTCTGTTTGTAGATAATGAAGTAGGAGCGGCTACGGCAACCGGTCATGGGGAAGAAGTGATAAGGACCGTAGGAACCCATCTTGTGGTTGAACTCATGAGGCAAGGCAGAAACCCACAGGAAGCCTGCAAAGAAGCCGTAGACAGAATTGTAAAAATCGCTCAGCGAAGAAACAAAAATCTTAAAGATATTCAGGTTGGCTTTATTGCGATCAATAAACAGGGAGAATATGGATCTTACTGTATTCAGGACGGATTCAACTTTGCGGTGTATGATCAGAAAGGAAACCGCCTTGAAAAACCGGAATTTGCTTTAAAGTAA